A part of Saccharomonospora amisosensis genomic DNA contains:
- a CDS encoding metal ABC transporter permease, translating into MDKLFDFELTARLLGLDFVQTALLAAAVLGILAGTLGPLIVIRRMSFAVHGTAELAFTGAAAALLLGVGISYGALAGAVVAALLLGLLGSRESDRDSVIGVILSFGLGLGVLLLWYYPGRAANKFGILVGQIVAVEPTDLLALVVAAIAVLVVLAVIYRPLLFASVDPGVAVARGVPVHLLSPLFAVLIGVATALGVQIVGALLVVALMVTPAAAAARLTASPLRATLLAIAFAETAALGGIVLSLAPSAPVSFFVTAISFTIYLVARVIEYVRGRQRRVVSGSVAAPSPAVPAVETPHR; encoded by the coding sequence ATGGACAAGCTTTTCGATTTCGAGCTCACCGCGCGCCTGCTCGGTCTCGACTTCGTGCAGACAGCACTGCTGGCCGCCGCCGTGCTCGGGATACTTGCGGGCACCCTCGGTCCGCTCATCGTCATCCGCAGGATGTCCTTCGCCGTTCACGGCACCGCGGAACTGGCGTTCACCGGCGCGGCCGCGGCGCTGCTGCTCGGTGTCGGCATCAGCTACGGCGCACTGGCCGGTGCCGTCGTCGCCGCGTTGCTGCTCGGGCTGCTGGGCAGCCGGGAGTCCGACCGCGACTCCGTGATCGGGGTGATCCTTTCGTTCGGGCTGGGCCTTGGTGTGTTGCTGCTGTGGTACTACCCCGGCCGAGCGGCGAACAAGTTCGGCATCCTCGTCGGGCAGATCGTCGCGGTGGAGCCGACGGACCTGCTGGCGCTCGTCGTGGCGGCGATCGCGGTGCTGGTCGTGCTCGCCGTGATCTACCGGCCTCTCCTGTTCGCCAGTGTCGACCCCGGCGTCGCGGTGGCCCGCGGCGTTCCCGTTCACCTGCTCTCACCGCTGTTCGCCGTGCTCATCGGGGTGGCGACAGCGTTGGGCGTGCAGATCGTGGGCGCGTTGTTGGTGGTCGCGCTCATGGTGACTCCCGCGGCCGCGGCCGCGAGGCTCACCGCCAGCCCGCTGCGGGCAACGCTGCTCGCCATCGCCTTCGCCGAGACGGCCGCGCTCGGCGGCATCGTGCTTTCGCTGGCCCCCAGCGCACCGGTCAGCTTCTTCGTCACGGCGATCTCGTTCACGATCTACCTCGTCGCGAGGGTGATCGAGTACGTGCGGGGCAGGCAACGCCGGGTGGTCAGCGGATCGGTCGCCGCGCCATCGCCTGCCGTGCCTGCTGTAGAAACCCCTCATCGATGA
- a CDS encoding alginate O-acetyltransferase AlgX-related protein produces MPNRPQQLPAVHEAWLPREHSLHRPRHGGRQLTALICALIFFAAPNLMWLGGARPAEIENHPLAGFPSIAAGWSFFTDLPTWATDQLVFRAGAVTAADAISRTFFGEPAPFDQGGTGNPGPLPGSPQSPPAGQVPGQDTPHTEPGYRRVIEGGDGWLYYGFDVDGKCEPQRPMEQTFARIDRLREAVESSGRRFVFVIAPDKTTMAPQHLPDSYAGKQCSRLASQEFWRLAGSRDYVVDIRDELAAQAQLLGRPVYFRNDTHWTDEGAIVLTRAVAEAVQPGVTEAWRAAGVGWVTGTADLPRMLGRSEKKSTLRYELRPDGQTDRTTEPLLDLERPQHHTASPIEQTVNSKTLVFGDSFALASSRYLPAGFSDLTILGYPSMADYERTVLNAFTDAEVVVVQAVERSVAASTLPFIDEGFLQQARQAMARRPIR; encoded by the coding sequence GTGCCGAACCGACCGCAGCAACTGCCCGCCGTGCACGAAGCCTGGCTGCCTCGCGAGCACTCCCTGCATCGGCCACGGCACGGCGGCAGGCAACTGACCGCCCTGATCTGCGCGTTGATCTTCTTCGCCGCCCCCAACCTGATGTGGCTGGGCGGCGCACGCCCCGCCGAGATCGAGAACCACCCGCTCGCCGGCTTTCCCAGCATCGCGGCGGGCTGGTCGTTCTTCACCGACCTGCCGACCTGGGCGACCGACCAGCTAGTCTTCCGTGCGGGCGCCGTCACTGCCGCCGACGCGATCAGCAGGACGTTCTTCGGCGAGCCCGCACCCTTCGACCAGGGCGGCACAGGCAATCCGGGACCGCTTCCTGGAAGCCCGCAGTCACCCCCGGCAGGCCAGGTCCCCGGGCAGGACACGCCGCACACCGAACCCGGCTACCGGCGGGTGATCGAGGGCGGGGACGGCTGGCTGTACTACGGTTTCGACGTCGACGGCAAATGCGAGCCGCAGCGGCCGATGGAGCAGACCTTCGCGCGCATCGACCGGCTCCGCGAGGCGGTGGAAAGCTCGGGTCGCAGGTTCGTGTTCGTGATCGCCCCCGACAAGACGACGATGGCACCGCAGCACCTGCCGGATTCCTACGCGGGCAAGCAGTGCTCCCGACTGGCGAGCCAGGAGTTCTGGCGGCTCGCGGGCAGCCGCGACTACGTCGTCGACATCAGGGACGAGCTGGCGGCGCAGGCGCAACTGCTCGGCAGGCCGGTGTACTTCCGCAACGACACGCACTGGACCGACGAGGGCGCGATCGTGCTCACCCGCGCCGTCGCGGAGGCGGTTCAGCCAGGGGTGACCGAAGCGTGGCGGGCCGCCGGGGTCGGCTGGGTCACCGGCACCGCCGACCTGCCAAGGATGCTCGGCAGGTCGGAGAAGAAGTCCACGTTGCGCTACGAACTACGCCCCGACGGCCAAACCGACCGAACCACCGAGCCGTTACTCGACCTGGAGCGACCACAACACCACACGGCGAGCCCCATCGAGCAGACGGTGAACAGCAAGACGCTCGTGTTCGGTGACTCGTTCGCCCTCGCATCGTCGCGGTACCTGCCCGCCGGGTTCAGCGACCTGACGATACTGGGCTATCCGTCCATGGCCGATTACGAACGCACGGTGCTGAACGCGTTCACCGACGCCGAGGTTGTCGTCGTGCAGGCCGTCGAACGCTCCGTGGCGGCGAGCACGTTGCCGTTCATCGATGAGGGGTTTCTACAGCAGGCACGGCAGGCGATGGCGCGGCGACCGATCCGCTGA
- a CDS encoding DUF445 domain-containing protein, with the protein MEAVLDDLAQNWPLYAAIPVVAALIGYVTKRVAIEMMFRPLEFVGIKGTFLGWQGVVPRHGGRMAAVATDLLTSNLLDIRDVFDRIDPDRITREIEQPLLRAVDEIARDVLTECHPKLWEALPQMARELLIKQLQASSPRLVRQVMDELRTNLDEVLDVKHMSVRRLTSDKALLVRLIRETSRPEMAFIARSGIYFGFVLGIVQSVVWALTKNPIVMPIFGASIGLFTDWLAIKLIFVPREPIRFGRFTLHGKFQRRRAEVARQYGEMIANELLTVPNLMDAILRGPRSDRLVAMVRRMVAEAVEQQAEAARPLTGVAVGRRRLEEIKRAASERALRRLPDTVRHAEDYLTRAMDVANMVEDRMLRLTPVEYEELLRPAFRQDEWKLIAVGGVIGFVVGELQVLLMLH; encoded by the coding sequence ATGGAAGCGGTTCTCGACGACCTCGCCCAGAACTGGCCACTGTATGCGGCGATCCCGGTGGTGGCCGCGCTGATCGGCTACGTCACCAAGCGTGTCGCCATCGAGATGATGTTCAGACCGCTGGAGTTCGTCGGTATCAAGGGCACCTTTCTCGGCTGGCAGGGAGTGGTTCCACGGCACGGCGGCAGGATGGCCGCGGTCGCCACCGACCTGCTCACCTCCAACCTGCTCGACATCCGGGACGTGTTCGACCGGATCGACCCCGACCGGATCACCAGGGAGATCGAACAGCCCCTGCTGCGAGCCGTCGACGAGATAGCCCGCGACGTACTGACCGAGTGCCACCCGAAACTGTGGGAGGCGCTGCCCCAGATGGCGCGGGAGCTGCTCATCAAACAGCTCCAGGCGAGCTCACCCCGGCTCGTACGGCAGGTGATGGACGAGCTGAGGACCAACCTCGACGAGGTGCTCGACGTCAAGCACATGAGCGTGCGGCGCCTCACCTCCGACAAGGCCCTGCTTGTGCGGCTGATCAGGGAGACGTCGAGGCCCGAGATGGCCTTCATCGCCCGCTCCGGCATCTACTTCGGTTTCGTTCTCGGCATCGTGCAATCGGTGGTGTGGGCGCTGACCAAGAACCCGATTGTGATGCCGATCTTCGGCGCCTCGATCGGCCTGTTCACCGACTGGCTTGCCATCAAACTCATCTTCGTGCCGAGGGAACCGATCCGGTTCGGCCGTTTCACGCTGCACGGCAAGTTCCAGCGCAGGCGTGCGGAAGTGGCCAGGCAGTACGGCGAGATGATCGCTAACGAGTTGCTTACCGTGCCGAATCTGATGGATGCGATTCTGCGCGGACCGCGTTCCGACCGGCTGGTCGCGATGGTGCGCCGGATGGTCGCCGAGGCCGTGGAGCAGCAGGCGGAGGCGGCGCGGCCGCTGACAGGTGTAGCCGTCGGCAGGCGACGACTTGAGGAGATCAAGCGCGCCGCGTCGGAGCGAGCGCTGCGCAGGCTCCCCGACACCGTGCGGCACGCGGAGGACTACCTCACCAGGGCAATGGACGTGGCGAACATGGTGGAGGATCGCATGCTGCGGCTCACACCGGTTGAGTACGAGGAGCTGCTGCGACCGGCGTTTCGGCAGGACGAGTGGAAGCTCATCGCGGTCGGCGGCGTGATCGGTTTCGTCGTTGGCGAGTTGCAGGTTCTGCTGATGTTGCATTAG
- a CDS encoding DivIVA domain-containing protein — protein sequence MAEAEAPPNPNRNSAFATAFRGYDQAQVDEYVKKLSDELVAAAKHRDEASASVAELTKALSYAQTELADAKAALTRMVEDPAGPAAMTERVKTMMQLAEDEIAELRAKAEQEAAATREAADSYADKTRQKAQEEAERLAEEAKQRRDALDKEAEERRTTQARETEEELAAKRAEAEQAAEELRREAEQRADTMIAEAERKLADAEQKRTEALELREKVADRLAASHIALREAIDRLGPEPESELEQEPESEKQPA from the coding sequence ATGGCAGAAGCTGAAGCACCCCCGAACCCCAACAGGAACTCCGCGTTCGCGACCGCCTTTCGTGGTTACGACCAGGCGCAGGTCGACGAGTACGTCAAGAAGCTCAGTGACGAACTGGTCGCCGCGGCGAAACACCGCGACGAGGCGAGCGCCTCGGTAGCCGAGCTGACGAAGGCGCTGAGCTACGCGCAGACCGAACTGGCCGACGCCAAGGCGGCGCTCACCCGCATGGTCGAGGACCCGGCCGGGCCCGCGGCGATGACCGAGCGGGTCAAGACGATGATGCAGTTGGCCGAGGACGAGATCGCGGAGCTGCGGGCCAAGGCCGAGCAGGAGGCCGCGGCCACCAGGGAAGCCGCCGACTCCTATGCGGACAAAACGAGGCAAAAGGCCCAGGAGGAGGCGGAACGGCTCGCAGAGGAGGCCAAGCAGCGGCGGGACGCGCTCGACAAGGAAGCCGAGGAGCGGCGCACCACACAGGCGCGCGAGACAGAGGAGGAACTGGCGGCCAAGCGTGCCGAGGCAGAGCAGGCCGCTGAGGAGTTGCGGCGCGAGGCCGAGCAGCGCGCCGACACGATGATCGCCGAGGCGGAGCGCAAGCTCGCCGACGCCGAGCAGAAGCGGACGGAGGCACTCGAACTGCGCGAGAAGGTGGCCGACCGGCTGGCTGCCAGCCACATCGCCCTGCGGGAAGCCATTGATCGGCTGGGGCCCGAGCCGGAGTCGGAGCTGGAGCAGGAGCCGGAGTCGGAGAAGCAGCCTGCCTGA
- a CDS encoding Gfo/Idh/MocA family protein, which produces MRLGLAGTGRIGTAHARILGDLPAVESVVVADIDPARARATAAALGMEFAAGIDELFSMRPDGLVVATATDAHPELVIRAVQTGIPVFCEKPVAADIAGTLDVIERTKGCGVEVQIGFQRRFDPGHLAARSAVAEGKLGRVHTLRATTLDPAPPPAEYIPRSGGLFRDCSVHDFDAIRWVTGREVVEAYALGTNRGAEFFALAGDVDTAAAVLTLDDDTIALASATRYNGAGYDVRLELLGSRDSIAVGMDERTPLASVEPGIPRPAGPAYPHFLDRFQAAYVRELAAFTDVVAGNSPSPCTPADALEAFYVAEACELSRRQRRPVSISEVR; this is translated from the coding sequence ATGCGTTTGGGACTCGCGGGCACCGGCAGGATCGGCACCGCACACGCGCGAATCCTCGGAGACCTCCCCGCCGTGGAGTCCGTTGTGGTCGCCGACATCGACCCTGCCCGCGCGAGGGCAACGGCAGCCGCGCTCGGCATGGAGTTCGCGGCCGGTATCGACGAGTTGTTCTCGATGCGACCGGACGGGCTGGTGGTGGCCACGGCGACGGACGCGCACCCCGAACTCGTCATCAGGGCAGTCCAGACGGGTATCCCGGTGTTCTGCGAGAAGCCGGTAGCCGCCGACATCGCGGGCACGCTCGATGTCATCGAGCGAACCAAGGGTTGCGGCGTCGAGGTACAGATCGGGTTCCAGCGCCGGTTCGACCCCGGGCATCTGGCGGCCCGGTCGGCCGTCGCGGAAGGGAAGCTGGGCCGGGTGCACACGTTGCGGGCGACCACACTGGACCCTGCTCCCCCTCCCGCGGAGTACATCCCGCGTTCCGGCGGGCTGTTCAGAGACTGCAGCGTGCACGACTTCGACGCGATCCGCTGGGTCACCGGCAGGGAAGTGGTCGAGGCCTACGCGCTGGGAACCAACCGGGGCGCCGAGTTCTTCGCGTTGGCAGGCGACGTCGACACCGCCGCCGCCGTACTCACGCTCGACGACGACACGATCGCGCTGGCGTCGGCCACGCGCTACAACGGTGCGGGTTACGACGTGCGGCTCGAACTACTTGGATCGCGAGACAGTATCGCCGTCGGAATGGACGAACGCACCCCGCTTGCCTCCGTCGAGCCGGGCATACCACGGCCTGCCGGCCCGGCCTACCCACACTTCCTGGATCGCTTCCAGGCAGCCTATGTCCGGGAGCTGGCCGCGTTCACCGATGTGGTCGCCGGCAACTCCCCGAGCCCGTGCACCCCGGCGGACGCGCTCGAGGCGTTCTACGTCGCAGAGGCGTGCGAGCTCTCCCGACGGCAACGGCGCCCCGTCTCGATCTCCGAAGTGCGCTGA
- a CDS encoding CoA-acylating methylmalonate-semialdehyde dehydrogenase — protein sequence MAELVKHWIDNAHTSGVTTRTGEVFQPATGAVARQVVLAGSADVDLAVASAAKAAREWADSSLQTRTKVLFAFRQLVDAHRTELAELITAEHGKVISDAHGEVQRGLEVVEFACGIGQLLKGEHSEQVSRDVDAYSVRHPLGVVAGITPFNFPVMVPMWMFPIAIACGNTFVLKPSDRDPSASIRLAELFAEAGLAPGVLNVVNGDGEAAGALLDHPGVAAASFVGSTPVARQVYARGTAAGKRVQALGGAKNHMVVLPDADVDVAADAAVSAGYGSAGERCMAISVVVAVGQIADALVTAIAERTRALRTGPGTDPESEMGPLVTASARDRVTSYIAAGVEQGATAVVDGRGRAPSGHETGFWVGPTLFDHVRPEMSVYTDEIFGPVLCVVRVPTFDEAVELVNANPYGNGVAIFTGDGLAARRFQREVTVGMVGINVPIPVPMAYYSFGGWKDSLFGDTHVHGGHGVHFYTRTKTVTARWPRQRHGVDLGFPTHG from the coding sequence GTGGCTGAACTGGTGAAACACTGGATCGACAACGCCCACACCTCGGGCGTCACCACCCGCACCGGCGAGGTGTTCCAGCCCGCGACGGGAGCCGTCGCGAGGCAGGTCGTGCTCGCGGGCAGCGCCGATGTGGACCTCGCCGTGGCCTCCGCCGCCAAGGCGGCGCGGGAATGGGCGGACAGCTCACTACAGACCCGCACCAAGGTGCTGTTCGCCTTCCGGCAGCTCGTGGACGCCCACCGAACCGAACTCGCCGAGCTGATCACCGCCGAGCACGGCAAGGTGATCTCCGACGCGCACGGTGAGGTGCAGCGAGGGCTCGAGGTGGTCGAGTTCGCCTGCGGAATCGGGCAGTTGCTGAAGGGCGAGCACTCCGAGCAGGTCTCGCGTGACGTCGACGCCTACTCGGTGCGCCACCCGCTGGGCGTGGTCGCGGGCATCACGCCCTTCAACTTCCCCGTGATGGTTCCGATGTGGATGTTTCCGATCGCCATCGCGTGCGGCAACACCTTCGTGCTCAAGCCATCCGACCGCGACCCGTCGGCGTCGATCCGGCTCGCCGAGTTGTTCGCCGAAGCGGGGCTTGCGCCGGGAGTGCTCAATGTGGTCAACGGAGACGGTGAGGCTGCGGGCGCGCTGCTCGACCATCCCGGCGTCGCGGCCGCCTCCTTCGTCGGCTCCACACCGGTAGCCAGGCAGGTGTACGCGCGAGGCACGGCGGCGGGCAAGCGGGTTCAGGCGCTCGGCGGAGCCAAGAACCACATGGTGGTGCTGCCCGACGCCGATGTCGATGTCGCGGCGGACGCCGCCGTCTCGGCGGGCTACGGCAGCGCGGGCGAGCGCTGTATGGCCATCTCCGTGGTCGTGGCCGTCGGCCAGATCGCCGACGCACTGGTGACCGCGATCGCCGAGCGCACGCGGGCGCTGCGGACCGGACCCGGCACCGACCCCGAATCCGAGATGGGTCCGCTGGTTACTGCCTCCGCGCGCGACCGCGTCACCTCCTACATCGCGGCCGGCGTCGAGCAGGGCGCCACGGCGGTCGTCGACGGGCGCGGCCGGGCACCTTCCGGTCACGAAACCGGGTTCTGGGTCGGCCCGACCCTGTTCGATCACGTGCGGCCGGAGATGTCGGTCTACACCGACGAGATTTTCGGGCCGGTGCTGTGCGTGGTCCGCGTTCCGACCTTCGACGAGGCCGTCGAACTGGTGAACGCCAACCCTTACGGCAACGGAGTGGCGATCTTCACCGGTGACGGGCTCGCCGCCCGCCGGTTCCAGCGCGAAGTGACGGTGGGGATGGTCGGCATCAACGTGCCGATCCCCGTGCCGATGGCCTACTACTCATTCGGCGGCTGGAAGGACTCACTGTTCGGCGACACCCACGTCCACGGCGGCCACGGCGTGCACTTCTACACCCGCACCAAGACGGTGACCGCAAGGTGGCCACGACAGCGCCACGGTGTGGACCTCGGCTTCCCGACCCACGGCTGA
- a CDS encoding LacI family DNA-binding transcriptional regulator, translating to MARPTMEDVAARAGVSRALVSLVFNNSPKVSEQRRAAVLAAAEELGYQPHVMARALASRTSTVLGVMVSDLRNAFFADVIEGLEAAAREAGFELVLTTGSRSPSRERAALRSLLSFHPAGIVLLSPVVAASAIEATAQKCPVVLVSRSSRLSTVDTVNDDGVAGSLLAVEHLISLGHRRIAHLDGGTATTAAARRKGYRLAMEAHGLSPVVVPSEHTDTGGEKAVRQLLSTPTRDSWPTALFCGNDFNAFGAISALEEEGLRVPDDISVVGYDNTSLAALKRVSLTTVDQPRLEMGRLAVQALLERVRAGRDEPARHLLRPSLVVRATTCPPSH from the coding sequence TTGGCGCGACCGACCATGGAGGACGTGGCCGCACGGGCGGGCGTGTCCCGTGCGCTGGTCTCGTTGGTCTTCAACAACTCGCCGAAAGTGAGCGAGCAGCGCAGAGCCGCGGTGCTCGCCGCGGCCGAGGAGCTGGGCTACCAGCCGCACGTCATGGCCAGAGCGTTGGCCAGCCGCACCTCCACGGTGTTGGGCGTGATGGTCTCCGATCTGCGCAACGCGTTCTTCGCCGATGTCATCGAGGGACTGGAAGCGGCGGCACGCGAGGCCGGGTTCGAACTCGTGCTCACCACCGGCTCGCGAAGCCCCAGCAGGGAACGGGCCGCACTGCGCAGCCTGCTTTCCTTCCACCCTGCGGGAATCGTGCTGCTTTCCCCCGTGGTGGCGGCGTCCGCCATTGAGGCCACAGCACAGAAGTGCCCGGTCGTACTCGTCTCCAGAAGCTCCCGACTGTCCACAGTTGATACTGTTAACGATGACGGGGTCGCGGGTTCCCTGCTGGCCGTCGAGCACCTGATCTCCCTTGGACACCGGCGCATCGCGCACCTCGATGGTGGCACGGCCACCACCGCAGCCGCGCGCCGCAAGGGTTACCGGCTCGCGATGGAGGCGCACGGGTTGTCGCCTGTCGTGGTGCCCAGCGAGCACACCGACACCGGGGGCGAGAAGGCGGTTCGCCAGCTGCTCAGCACGCCCACGCGCGACTCCTGGCCCACCGCGCTGTTCTGCGGCAACGACTTCAACGCCTTCGGCGCGATCTCAGCGCTGGAGGAGGAAGGCCTGCGGGTGCCCGACGACATCTCGGTGGTGGGCTACGACAACACCTCGCTGGCCGCCCTCAAACGGGTCTCGCTGACCACCGTCGACCAGCCGAGGCTGGAGATGGGCAGGTTGGCCGTGCAGGCGCTGCTGGAACGGGTCAGGGCGGGACGCGACGAACCCGCGAGGCACCTGCTGCGGCCCTCACTTGTCGTACGCGCCACCACCTGCCCACCCTCGCACTGA